From one Brachypodium distachyon strain Bd21 chromosome 4, Brachypodium_distachyon_v3.0, whole genome shotgun sequence genomic stretch:
- the LOC106866783 gene encoding uncharacterized protein LOC106866783: MADVSMADVSKEKLRSILAQAEAAAKKIRAQRVHVLALQFLLADDPPSDAAGLKRLKGFVSGVIDKYHHEGLEAGARDLTCVLNMAAASGASLALNSSFPVMSEEQLYEALLAHAQEIPAGSTAFSRVEAALFAVKLAQEYLLPRCVEHLAQITSPDDTAGEPPQAGIGGETGQPAEEKVPQESGGSLEQASDYVDRALILVNLAVQHVDLAAAVMSSFVDPAAEEDDAKSSDDSDEFVVIT, encoded by the coding sequence atggcggatgTGAGCATGGCGGATGTGAGCAAGGAGAAGCTGCGAAGCATCCTGGcgcaggccgaggcggcggcgaagaagatcCGGGCGCAGCGCGTCCACGTGCTGGCGTTGCAGTTCCTGCTCGCGGACGACCCGCCAAGCGACGCGGCGGGGCTGAAGCGGTTGAAGGGCTTCGTCTCCGGCGTCATCGACAAGTACCACCACGAGGGCCTCGAGGCCGGCGCCCGCGACCTCACCTGCGTGCTcaacatggcggcggcgagcggcgcgagCCTCGCGCTCAACTCCTCCTTCCCTGTCATGTCCGAGGAGCAGCTCTATGAGGCCCTGCTCGCGCACGCGCAGGAGATCCCGGCGGGCTCGACGGCCTTCTCCCGGGTCGAGGCCGCCCTCTTCGCCGTCAAGCTCGCCCAGGAGTACCTCCTCCCGCGCTGCGTCGAGCACCTCGCCCAGATCACCAGCCCGGATGACACCGCCGGTGAGCCCCCACAGGCCGGCATCGGCGGCGAGACCGGGCAGCCGGCCGAGGAGAAGGTCCCGCAGGAGTCCGGCGGCAGCCTGGAGCAGGCCAGCGACTACGTCGACCGGGCGCTTATCCTCGTGAACCTCGCTGTCCAGCACGtcgatctcgccgccgccgtcatgtCCAGCTTCGTCGACCCTGCAGCTGAGGAGGACGACGCCAAATCCTCGGACGATTCCGACGAATTCGTCGTCATCACTTAG